CCGCCGAGGGTCACACGTAGGCTAGCGATTCAGGTGCGTCAGTCGACGGGAGTCCACGCCTGCAGTCTTTCGACCGTCTGGCAGACATCACAGCGCACGTGAAAGCCCACGATGCGCCGCGCTCGGTCGCGCAGGACCTGTCGATCCCCGCCTGCCTCGGCCGCCGTGAGCACCCCGAACGACAGCGACGATGTCGGTGAGCCAGGCTCATCCGGAATAGCGATGTCGGCTGTGGGCTCAGACGTGATCTGCACGAACAGGCCACCGCCGGCATCGCCCTTGTGAAGCTGTCCGGTCGAGTGCAGGAAGCGCGGACCATAGCCGAGTGTCGTAGCCAGGCGCGTTTCGTTGCGGATGCGCAGCCGAAGCACCCGCAGCGCGGCGTCAGTCTCTGGAGTGGCCCGCACGTACGCCTGTATCGCAACGTAGTCGCCCGTTCGCGCCGACGCCAGCAGGCCCGCTAGCGCCTGTGCGGGATCATCTGCGCTCCCACCGAAGATATCGACGTTGCCGGAGGCACCCGACGGCGTCTCGCCGGGCAGAGATCCTTCGTCCTTGTAGCGTTCGATTGCGCCCCGGGCAAGGATCTTCGCGGCTTCCACGTCGGGCTGGTTGAAGGGGTGGATCCCCATGACATGACCTGCCACGGCGATCGCCATCTCCCAGAGAAACATCTGCGCGCCGAGGTCGTAGACGTCTGCCAGACCGAACTGCAGCACCGGGTGACCGGCGGCCGCAAGCGCATCGAGCCGGACGGCCTCGCGCGCATCTCCCGCCACGTACACCTCGATGAAGACACGGTCGCTGCCATAGACGCCCGGATCGCCGAGCGGCTCACGGACCACTGGGAGTATTCCGTGGCCGGTCTTGCCGGTGCTCTCGGCGATGAGTTGCTCCGCCCAGTCGCCGAAGCTTGCGAACTGCGCCGAAGCGACGAACGTGGCCTTGTCGCGGCCCGCTTTCGCGAGCGCCCCCAAGGCGGCACCGAGCCAGACGCCGGGATTCACCGACGCCGGGTCGGACC
The Actinomycetota bacterium genome window above contains:
- a CDS encoding glucose-6-phosphate isomerase gives rise to the protein METGKPLWLDEPSRMVRLSDKQDDVDAALAEITDNGISNRVWERDHTVWNQSPEEIENRLGWLDLPDEMTAQVERLCMFANRARTDGFTHSVLLGMGGSSLAPEVFRKTFGVASGYLDLLVLDSTHPDVVADVESRLDLSRTLFIVSSKSGGTAETLSLFKYFYNRTAAVVAPESLGSHFVAVTDPGTSLEALGRTLGFREVFLANPNLGGRYSALSHFGLVPAALIGVDLKRLLSSALGAALACKWSDPASVNPGVWLGAALGALAKAGRDKATFVASAQFASFGDWAEQLIAESTGKTGHGILPVVREPLGDPGVYGSDRVFIEVYVAGDAREAVRLDALAAAGHPVLQFGLADVYDLGAQMFLWEMAIAVAGHVMGIHPFNQPDVEAAKILARGAIERYKDEGSLPGETPSGASGNVDIFGGSADDPAQALAGLLASARTGDYVAIQAYVRATPETDAALRVLRLRIRNETRLATTLGYGPRFLHSTGQLHKGDAGGGLFVQITSEPTADIAIPDEPGSPTSSLSFGVLTAAEAGGDRQVLRDRARRIVGFHVRCDVCQTVERLQAWTPVD